One genomic region from Bradyrhizobium icense encodes:
- a CDS encoding cupin domain-containing protein: protein MSAAFRLSPPSEGRPFYLAIIAGLACAFVIGKALPSTMDAVSAIIEPLCANSVTGSTQDVVEPISSHALPNVPGKRVTIVRVFYGPGGFTPAHRHAGSVTAYVTKGEIRSQLAGGPVETFGVGQSFFEPPGSTHLVSANASMTEPAELIAVFVADEGAQLTTLVK, encoded by the coding sequence ATGTCTGCAGCATTCAGATTATCGCCGCCATCGGAAGGCCGCCCGTTCTATCTCGCCATCATCGCGGGCCTGGCCTGCGCCTTCGTCATCGGCAAGGCGCTGCCATCGACGATGGACGCCGTCTCGGCGATCATCGAGCCGCTCTGCGCCAACAGCGTGACCGGTTCGACGCAGGATGTTGTCGAGCCGATCTCTTCGCATGCGCTGCCGAACGTGCCGGGCAAGCGCGTCACCATCGTGCGCGTGTTCTACGGCCCGGGCGGCTTTACGCCTGCGCACCGGCATGCCGGCTCCGTCACCGCCTATGTCACCAAGGGCGAGATCCGCTCCCAGCTTGCCGGCGGCCCTGTCGAGACGTTCGGGGTCGGCCAGTCGTTTTTCGAGCCGCCCGGCTCGACCCATCTGGTCTCGGCCAATGCCAGCATGACCGAACCTGCAGAATTGATCGCGGTGTTCGTGGCCGATGAAGGCGCGCAGCTCACGACGCTGGTGAAGTAG
- a CDS encoding sensor histidine kinase, with amino-acid sequence MKKLIDELRRGWQGISQPPLLYSTVFAAGCLALSTIARWGVAQIRPDVFFTPYFPAVFLAAAIGGARIGIATAIAGGALGVFVNFSSATADSARFALLLMFWAVCGLAIWGVERYRTIVARQREDSKRLTQEEEYRKLLVEELQHRLKNKTSTIHAVLHQVLQDQPQIWGSIDRRLRALSATDDLIARLDGSGCDIKDMLRSELGPYGHVRFNLNGDSLFLPAKLAVSLALIFHELATNAGKYGAFSSARGLLQVSWSVSEDRLNLTWDETEGPVIEKVGPPGFGTKLLQSALRAFDGKTEVRYLKTGVHCTMQCKIPAS; translated from the coding sequence ATGAAGAAATTGATCGACGAGCTCAGACGAGGTTGGCAGGGAATCTCCCAGCCCCCGCTGCTTTACAGCACGGTGTTCGCGGCCGGCTGTCTCGCATTGTCGACAATCGCCCGATGGGGTGTTGCCCAGATCCGTCCCGACGTATTCTTCACGCCTTATTTTCCGGCCGTGTTCCTGGCCGCCGCCATCGGCGGCGCCAGGATCGGGATCGCAACGGCCATCGCGGGGGGCGCCCTCGGCGTCTTCGTCAATTTCAGCAGTGCCACGGCCGATTCCGCACGGTTTGCGCTGCTGCTGATGTTCTGGGCGGTTTGCGGTCTCGCCATCTGGGGCGTCGAGCGTTACCGGACGATCGTCGCCCGCCAACGGGAAGATTCGAAACGTCTGACCCAGGAAGAGGAATATCGCAAGCTTCTGGTCGAGGAGTTGCAGCACCGGCTCAAAAACAAGACGTCGACGATCCACGCCGTGCTGCACCAGGTCCTGCAGGACCAGCCGCAGATCTGGGGCAGCATCGACCGCCGCCTCCGCGCATTGTCGGCGACCGACGATTTGATCGCGCGGCTGGACGGCAGCGGTTGCGACATCAAGGACATGCTGCGTTCCGAGCTCGGGCCCTACGGCCATGTCCGGTTCAATTTAAATGGCGACTCGCTGTTTCTACCGGCCAAACTGGCGGTCAGCCTGGCGCTGATCTTCCACGAATTGGCCACCAATGCGGGCAAGTACGGCGCGTTCTCTTCGGCCCGCGGGCTGCTGCAAGTGTCATGGTCCGTGTCGGAGGACCGCCTCAACCTCACCTGGGATGAAACCGAAGGCCCCGTGATCGAAAAAGTCGGCCCGCCTGGCTTTGGCACCAAGCTGTTGCAGTCGGCGCTGCGCGCGTTCGACGGCAAGACCGAGGTCCGCTACCTGAAGACCGGCGTTCATTGCACGATGCAATGCAAGATCCCGGCAAGCTAG
- a CDS encoding cytochrome P450 translates to MSMQSIASPVYSFTPPRRNSLTHIPGDEGWPLIGKTLEVLADPKGQVERQSKKYGLVYRSHLFGETSLVLLGPEANELVLFDQAKQFSSTLGWGRILGLLFPRGLMLLDFEEHRLHRRALSVAFKSGPMKSYLADLDTGIAARVAQWKAQPGPMLLYPAMKQLTLDLAATSFLGAGIGPEVDEITRAFVDMVAASVAVIRKPLPGTQMARGVKGRKRIVAYFSEQIPIRRAKGGGDDLFSQLCQATHEDGALLSTQDIVDHMSFLMMAAHDTLTSSLTSFVGELAAHPEWQQKLRDEVASLGAAADAPTTFDNLEAMKVTEMAFKEALRLKPPVPSMPRRAIRDFTFKGYAIPAGTMVGINPLFTHHMPEIWPEPEKFDPTRFTDEAQRNRHRFAWVPYGGGAHMCLGLHFAYMQAKCFARHFLQNLEVSLEPGYKPDWQMWPIPKPRDGLRVLVKPV, encoded by the coding sequence ATGTCGATGCAGAGCATTGCCTCTCCCGTCTACAGCTTCACCCCGCCGCGACGTAATTCGCTGACGCATATTCCGGGTGACGAGGGCTGGCCGTTGATCGGCAAGACGCTGGAAGTGCTCGCCGACCCGAAGGGGCAGGTCGAACGGCAATCCAAGAAGTACGGCTTGGTTTATCGCAGTCATCTGTTCGGCGAGACCAGCCTGGTACTGCTCGGCCCCGAAGCGAATGAATTGGTCCTCTTCGACCAGGCCAAGCAGTTCTCCTCGACGCTCGGCTGGGGCCGGATCCTCGGGCTGCTGTTTCCGCGCGGGCTGATGCTGCTCGATTTCGAGGAGCATCGCCTGCACCGGCGCGCGCTGTCGGTCGCATTCAAGTCCGGGCCGATGAAGTCCTATCTGGCCGACCTCGATACCGGCATTGCGGCGCGGGTGGCGCAGTGGAAGGCGCAGCCCGGACCGATGCTGCTCTATCCGGCGATGAAGCAGCTCACGCTCGACCTCGCGGCGACGTCCTTTCTCGGCGCCGGCATCGGGCCCGAGGTCGACGAGATCACGCGCGCCTTCGTCGACATGGTAGCGGCTTCCGTCGCCGTGATCCGCAAACCCCTGCCCGGCACGCAGATGGCGCGCGGCGTCAAGGGCCGCAAGCGCATCGTCGCCTATTTCTCCGAGCAGATTCCGATCCGCCGTGCCAAGGGCGGCGGCGACGATCTGTTCTCGCAATTGTGCCAGGCGACCCACGAGGACGGCGCGCTGCTCTCGACGCAGGACATCGTCGACCATATGAGTTTCCTGATGATGGCGGCGCACGACACCCTGACCTCGTCGCTGACCTCGTTCGTCGGGGAATTGGCCGCCCATCCGGAATGGCAGCAAAAGCTGCGCGACGAGGTTGCGAGCCTAGGCGCCGCCGCCGACGCCCCCACGACGTTCGATAATCTCGAAGCGATGAAGGTCACCGAGATGGCCTTCAAGGAAGCGCTGCGGCTGAAGCCGCCGGTGCCATCGATGCCGCGCCGCGCCATCCGGGACTTCACCTTCAAGGGCTATGCAATTCCGGCCGGCACCATGGTCGGCATCAATCCGCTGTTCACCCACCACATGCCGGAGATCTGGCCTGAGCCGGAGAAATTCGACCCCACGCGCTTCACCGACGAGGCGCAACGCAACCGCCATCGTTTTGCGTGGGTGCCGTACGGCGGCGGCGCGCATATGTGCCTCGGCCTGCACTTTGCCTATATGCAGGCGAAATGCTTTGCGCGGCATTTCCTGCAGAATCTCGAGGTGTCGCTGGAGCCCGGCTACAAGCCGGACTGGCAGATGTGGCCGATCCCGAAGCCGCGGGATGGCTTGCGGGTGCTGGTGAAGCCGGTGTGA
- a CDS encoding LLM class flavin-dependent oxidoreductase, which produces MARLKFGAFLAPHHPIGEHPLLQFRRDLDFVEQIDALGFDEFWCGEHHSSGWEMIASPEMFLAAAGERTKRIKLGTGVVSLPYHHPYNVAQRMVQLDWMTGGRAIFGSGPGALASDAHTLGIDPMTQRDRQDEALAIIRRLFKGERVTARSDWFTMQDAALQLLPLQEEMPCVVASQISPSGMTLAGKYGIGIISLGSMSTQGLMALPTQWGFAEDAAKKAGTTVSRSDWRVLLSWHIAETREQAQREAGPGLMRWHNEYNVRTLQRPGLEPFTSPEDAIEKTAGGENAASTIGTPDDLVKTIKNLMHVSGGVGAIIGFVHDWANPENTRRSWDMVARYVIPEINGYVAKLRESQKFLIENRAVFDRAGQAVMAKIMENEKAAAALQHTGPGRVAIPTVNAPDLQKEAAKRKA; this is translated from the coding sequence ATGGCACGCCTGAAATTCGGAGCCTTTCTCGCCCCGCATCATCCGATCGGCGAGCATCCGTTGCTGCAGTTCCGCCGCGACCTCGACTTCGTCGAACAGATCGATGCGCTCGGCTTCGACGAGTTCTGGTGCGGCGAGCACCATTCCTCGGGCTGGGAAATGATCGCCTCGCCGGAAATGTTTCTGGCGGCTGCCGGCGAGCGCACCAAGCGCATCAAGCTCGGCACCGGCGTGGTCTCGCTGCCCTATCACCATCCCTACAACGTTGCGCAGCGCATGGTGCAACTCGACTGGATGACGGGTGGCCGCGCCATCTTCGGCTCCGGTCCGGGCGCGCTCGCCTCCGACGCGCACACGCTCGGCATCGATCCGATGACCCAGCGCGACCGTCAAGACGAGGCCCTCGCCATCATCCGCCGTCTGTTCAAGGGCGAGCGCGTCACCGCCAGGAGCGACTGGTTCACCATGCAGGACGCCGCGCTGCAATTGCTGCCGCTGCAGGAAGAGATGCCCTGCGTGGTGGCGTCGCAGATTTCGCCGTCCGGCATGACGCTCGCGGGCAAATACGGCATCGGCATCATCTCGCTCGGATCGATGTCGACGCAGGGCCTGATGGCGCTGCCGACGCAGTGGGGCTTTGCCGAGGATGCCGCCAAGAAGGCCGGCACCACCGTGAGCCGTTCGGACTGGCGCGTACTCTTGAGCTGGCATATCGCCGAGACGCGCGAACAGGCACAGCGCGAGGCCGGTCCAGGCCTGATGCGCTGGCACAACGAATATAATGTCCGCACGCTGCAGCGGCCGGGCCTGGAGCCGTTCACCTCGCCGGAGGATGCCATCGAGAAAACCGCCGGCGGCGAAAATGCCGCCTCCACCATCGGCACGCCGGACGATTTGGTCAAGACCATCAAGAATTTGATGCACGTCTCGGGCGGCGTCGGCGCCATCATCGGCTTCGTGCACGACTGGGCCAATCCGGAGAACACGCGCCGAAGCTGGGACATGGTCGCGCGCTACGTGATTCCGGAGATCAACGGCTATGTCGCAAAACTGCGCGAGTCGCAAAAATTCCTGATCGAGAACCGCGCGGTGTTCGATCGCGCGGGCCAGGCGGTGATGGCCAAGATCATGGAAAACGAAAAGGCCGCCGCTGCCTTGCAGCACACCGGTCCCGGCCGGGTCGCGATCCCGACCGTCAACGCGCCGGACCTGCAGAAGGAAGCCGCGAAGCGCAAGGCGTGA
- a CDS encoding SDR family NAD(P)-dependent oxidoreductase, whose amino-acid sequence MGRLDGKVAVITGATSGIGLHTAELFVAEGAKIVIAGRRVPEGEALAKKLGANCIFRQTDVTVEEQMNALIGLAVEKFGRIDCLFNNAGGPAQTGGIEGLEVERFDAAMATLVRSVMLGMKHAAPYMRKQGSGSIINNGSIAGRLAGFSSSMVYSAAKAAVIHLTKCVAMELGEANIRVNSISPGAIATGIFGKALGLSVEAAEKTPAVMREVYKAAQPIPRAGLPEDIAHAAVFLASDESSFINGHDLVVDGAMTGGRNWSQQQQGYVTLKKAFDQG is encoded by the coding sequence ATGGGACGGCTGGACGGCAAGGTAGCGGTGATCACCGGCGCCACGAGCGGCATCGGATTGCACACCGCCGAGCTATTCGTCGCCGAGGGCGCAAAGATCGTGATCGCCGGCCGCCGCGTGCCGGAGGGCGAGGCGCTGGCCAAGAAGCTCGGCGCCAACTGCATCTTCCGCCAGACCGACGTCACGGTGGAAGAACAGATGAACGCGCTGATCGGGCTTGCGGTGGAAAAGTTCGGCCGCATCGATTGCCTGTTCAACAATGCCGGCGGTCCGGCGCAGACCGGTGGTATCGAAGGCCTGGAGGTCGAGCGGTTTGATGCCGCGATGGCGACGCTGGTGCGCAGCGTGATGCTCGGCATGAAGCATGCGGCGCCGTACATGCGCAAGCAGGGTTCCGGCAGCATCATCAACAACGGCAGCATTGCCGGCCGCCTCGCCGGCTTTTCGTCGTCGATGGTCTATAGCGCCGCGAAGGCCGCCGTCATCCATCTCACCAAATGCGTGGCGATGGAACTCGGCGAAGCCAACATCCGCGTCAATTCGATTTCGCCCGGCGCGATCGCGACCGGCATTTTCGGCAAGGCGCTGGGCCTGTCGGTGGAGGCTGCCGAAAAGACCCCGGCCGTGATGCGCGAGGTCTACAAGGCCGCGCAGCCGATTCCGCGCGCCGGCCTGCCCGAAGATATCGCGCACGCCGCGGTGTTTCTGGCCAGCGACGAGTCCTCCTTCATCAACGGCCATGACCTTGTGGTCGACGGCGCCATGACCGGCGGCCGCAACTGGAGCCAGCAGCAGCAGGGCTATGTCACGCTGAAGAAGGCGTTCGATCAGGGTTAG